The DNA region TAGtaagttttataattttctGAGTAGTACTTTATTTAAGACGAGACATATCATAATAGACATTCCAAGTTTTCCTAGAGAATAAGATCATTCGAGCAATATTATGAGGTGTCATAGATTGTCTGTTCGTGTAAAAGTTTTCTCTACTCTTATCGTTTTTAAGGTCCCTTATGCATTATATATTGACAATCGAGTCTCTTTATAAGTATCAAGTTCCCATACCGCAATATAGAGTTCCTTGTATTTGTCAATAACGTTAGATTCCCTTTTATAAGAAGACTAGGAAAAGAATATTCCAACAATCTAAAATTCAAAAGAAGTGTTTTcattataatataaaaattaacaaaagaaaTACAAGTTTCAAAATTATAAATGTTAATGATCATGTTTAGGGATTTGAAATGGTTCTTCCTTCAGTTTATTCTAATGCTTCGTTACAAAAAATTGTCGTAAGAGTATTTGATTGAAAAAATGATCGTTCAACTTTACATGAGCATTTGTGTATGtgcattgcatatacatttcatGCTAGATATGACAAATTTTGTGTCGGATATTTTATCAACAACTAAAAATTTTTACCCATGTTTTACTCATTTTGTGAAAGTGCTAAAACTCGTAATGTTATTCCATTCATTCCTTGATAATCACACATGCATCCTAACTCGATAATTATCTCGGTCCTTTTAAATGTTGAGTACGATCATTATCTTGTTTTATCTATAATTTCTTTCCAAGGTACTTCATTTACACGTGATCAATTTTATAAATACGGTCTTTTTTCTATTCCTATCCCTTTCTACAAAATACTAATCaatctttttactttttaaaataaaatttacattaataatattatttaaatattttttagtatTGGTTACTATAAAAGTAATTTCATTTGACTAACAGTAGACAGAATAATTAAATGTAATTCCAATTTTAAGTCCTTCTATTGTTCAACGGGAAAAGAATATcctaatttctcttgagttctaaATTCACGTCCACATCTTACCCCGTATGAATTAACATGCCGTTTTAAATATTATGCATAAAAATTGCAGGATCTATTAATGCCCTACCTTTCGATCGTTTGAACTATTGATTTACTTAATTGAAAATAACCAATTAGGTTTACGACGAAACCTAGAAATCAATCACTGATCCAATTTGAGTACCTCTACAGGAAAGATCTCAAcaaaaaactgaaaagtaacAGCAGCAAGTGATTGAGTTCAATAGTTCCTCATATAAAATTATTGACTCTAGAGAtaatactttattttatttcattactCCTTTTTTCCACAGAATATACATCCATGGAAAGTAACATGAAGGgaattataaatatatagtatatgttatatatgtagtTCAGTTAAGGAAATGATTTATGTAAggtaaaatctcaattgattttaaagttctAAATTTTAGGACTTTTTAACTTGTTCAGATAAGAAAAGATTTAATACTCAAAATTCTAATCGAGTTCAAAGTTCTAAATATTagagaaataattaaattactattttatGCACTGCACAATTAATTTTTTACATAATAAAATTGTAATCAAAGCATCGAATATTGAAATAactattaaataaaaatcaGCTCTTTTACAGTTTCCTTCTAACGCATCTTGAAGGAATTATAGTTGAATGCAGGTTCCAAAATAGTAGTTTAGTTCTTAAATGTTGGAgtacctaatttttttttttttaatttcgatAAAACGATATAGAAAAGTCAAGGTGGTGTATTTTTTAGTAAATAAAGTTCTAaatattaggatttttttttttgcatagttCACATAAGGATagatttaataattaaaattataattgattttaaaatcCTATATATTAGGAGATTAAATGATTCGTCTAGTGTGAAACTAACTTTTAACGGGTGAAAAAGGCAAACGATATTTTACTAAGGGGCTTCGTGCTTTTAGTATTGGTGACATCATCAAAGGAACTCATGTGTTCCTATAACTCGTGCTACTTTTAAAAACTccaactaaaaataaatttttaagaCCACTTTTGCACAAGAAGAGGTTGAAAAGGGCACACGAGAATGTTTCAACTTCAACGAAAAGTACATGTAGACAATGAGTTAATAACAACGTACCTTATTAAAATGTTCGACAAAAATCTTTAATGCGTCATCTCTTTTTCCAGCTAATGGAATATCCATCGTTAATAACCATTCTCCTAGATTTTGATTCATAATGGTATAAAACTCACACGAAAATTTTGTACTAAAAGTTTGAGAAAAAAGGAGTCCTGTCCTTGCCTCGCTTGTCCTCAAATTTCATAAAGTTCTCTTATTCTTATTACACTGTTTTGAACCTTTGCTTTATCATGTGATTGTTGaaaagttaattttaaaaaatcttaaAACTCGATTATAAAAAGAGGTCAAGACACAAATAAATGgcaatgattaaaatttacaAATGAACAGTAAAAAACCTAATTAGTGCGTTGTAGATTTTCTAATACATATGTTTGTGAATTGAAGATTTTATTGAATATTTGCAGATACGCTTATGGCAATTGTTTTAAGTTAGGactattatttatgaatttaaattttgtttccTATAATAATTAGTACACCTAGACTCTAGTCACGAAATACCACATTTATAAAGAAGGATTTGTATAATTTAAAACTTTTTGCCAACAATAACTGTAGGTTTTTGTTGCAGTTTTTATTTCGAAAggaattttttttgcttattagtgtttatgtatattaatttgagaaaattagtaaatgttgattttgtctattgtagaattttttaataaagggcaaaaatttcaatcaacatttctaaggcccttcgtgcttttagtatagtatagatatagattataATGATGACTTCCAAAGTACCGTTAATGGAGATAGAGTGTTTCGTAAGTTAAATTAGATGGATAGTTCCAAATTATCGTCATCGGGTTGTAGATTGTTTCATAAGCTGAATTGTATTAATAGCTCCTGGACAATCATAAAAGGGTCATAAGTTCTATTTAAGAAGAATCATGTCGATAGCCTTCAAGTGATCATTATTGGGTTATAGATGAATCATGTTGATAGATTATGGATTACCGTTAGTACCTTTACCTAAGATGAATTATATTGATAGCTTTCAAGTGATTGTTGATAGGTTATAGATCTCTACCTAAGGTGAATGATATTTGCAGTTCTAGAAAGATCTCCATTGGGTTATAGTGTTATTCCAATTAACATTTCTGTTTAAAGGACACCTCATGACTAAATTGTCCATAATCTGTAGGATTtaactttatttatttgatGTGCAAATACATATCATGTACcatgtcttgaatattgttttaTGTCATGTGATGATACAATTGTGTAACTTTTTGCTTTTAGCTCAATTGGATGTTTATTTCTGTTATATTAGGGAAAAAGTTGTTTAGCATGTACATTGTATATGAGAGATTGCTTTATTTGTTAGAAATGCTACCTTCCTATCTAAGTATATAAAGCAAAAAGCTCAATGACTCCCGAGAAGCTTACGACTTAACAAAAGATATAGGAAAATTTTTACAGGGAAAAGAACTTTAATGGATACAGTAAATCTATGTTAATGAATGTGCAACGTCACTAAGTCAATTAACAAAATGAGAGGAAGCATTGTAGCATTTGCAATCAGAAAATGGAGTTCTTTTCCTCTAGAAAGAATAGACATCAAACTAAATAAGAAGATATATGAAAACATGACATGTGTATGATCAATCAATGTGTTAAAATCCCTCACTTTTGTTGTAGCACACAGACCATAcaattacttttcttttcttaaactAGCGTCAGATATAAGTTAATTGTTCTATATTGTTGTTCCCTTGAAGTATCATTTTATTTAtcatatttattaaaaataattgatttaaaatatttatttaaaaaataaagatataattaattattttttcgcATATGCACTTacataaatgtgaaaagagattaatatgatgaaaggaaaagtaataatatttaataaattgagatctaaaattaaataagactaataattaattaatctttttttttcaaagcatTCAAAAGACAAACATAACAAGTGAAACAACCACATGGAGCACATGAAATTAAAGCAGATTAAGAGTGTTCACTAAAATTTTAAGATAGTAATTCTTCAGttaaactgtcacaccccaccgaggagtatgacgggctccgacccataGGCCGGGACCACCTAACTTAATAGTTACTTTGAGCATCATATACCCTAattcaaagaacacctgcacgtagaaaaggcccaacatagaaatatccaataatccaacatatatattcatatgctaaccgacaaggtcgctacaacatcacgagtatcacaaagccggcaaggctatcagaaaagtatcaagagctcaaaataaggccgacaaggccatacataatatttacataccccactatgtctatgagcctctaagagtgtacataAGAACATGTATTACACTAGCAGAAAagtaccaaaagatagcaagtccggagtagtggcacttgctgacacCGCTGAAGCTGagaatctgtcacgacccagctccgtgggccgcgactgatgtcctacttggacaccccaaaCAGACGTACATACTAACTCGtcatatttttatctaactcaaactttcatattaattatctcaaacagattaaaagcaaatattatcttaagcggtcgcgcgtgcaaaaattatcatatcatagtcagaaggggcggcggaatacacatcgccgaacagatatacacacatacacaacaGTGCGGGCCATTTAGGCCGCATCCAAATCTGATagattggcggaatatacatcgccagatACATACACGTATATAGATAAATGGGCCGTTTTGGCCATAGTAGCAACCGGGACCGCTGTAAGACACAGATTATAAacaaacgaacacacacatgacccattacccacatatatgactacaggcctctacaaatcgaaacagaaacatatgacggaacagggccccgccgtaccccaaataatcaaatatacaaaagcataacCATCGCGAgaagataggtaccaacataCGGGCTCCGGACCAAAGGAGCACTCGTAatagaatgtgtggcctacaccgcggatcacgaacctcttactcgcgggcatgaaacgcagcccccgaagaaagggggtcagtacgaaagatgtacggagtatgtaaagcataaagtacagaaatccaaaccataactgaagtgAAAGGTGCAGAGAGAGAGTACCGGATCAatatatatcaaacacatcgaagacatatgtacataatgcaaacagagatcatgcataaggctaggaacgtggtcaccactccgacgctggtgccacacacaacatactccagaaggtttcaaatctccgtacaccccgaacacaacatatcatatcatcaaacatatcatatcatcaaacatatcataagccatatcacagcataactccataaacggaacccggccctatggcgaggtctcggaaccgtaacacaagatacttctcgaatttatcatagtgcgcacgattacaaaccggcccgggaaccggcgaacgatgtcatagtataggcacgagcagagtagtgcgaaaactaatgcaatttacatatcagaatatttatgaCACTTGACATAATCATATGGTAACCCATTGGGTAAGCTAGTCAAAACAACTGATCAACACGAAGCTTATCTcacaaaaatacttttgaaatcgtatttatagtttaaaatataaatcagaATATCATGGAGCAATCAAACGTTGTTCTATAATAgccaaaatcataagcaaaggTCTTTTCCCGACATTATACAAAGATAAGTGTATTAGGGCAAACGAAGGAGTCTcggggctagtgggcccacctcgggcaaGTCGAGGCGGGCGGACACAAATCacgaacattagactctatggagtcatccatgtaaatttcaaaacgattctatcACATTTGTGCGGATTATGGAGGTccgaatagttttccaacaaaacataaaaattttaattcaatcacattgaatgaatagtacctaaaaTCAGACTCGggtttcgatgaacagaattgcccccgaggctcaaatctcaacctagtatgtctaggacatgccaaaagaaggaaagggatagctttacataccttacttGCGTCCTACGCTCGCTCAAACTCAACTCCCATTTCCTCCCAgtaatctacaattggtcatagttaccaaatatgagttacaagcttttaagaattcaaACTTAAgtccatatttgtctaccgaaatttcggcaaaagatttcccctataaatatagcatccccgagatttaaactcggcCGAAATAGCAaagaaccaaaccaacaacaatatcaacaacatcaacaatcggctagaaacgcattctagcataaatagtcttttccaaataatgcaacagcTTCCAATTCAACTTGTATTTTCAAATctatattaatattttcatgttcatatactaatttaagatcattcaaacacaggccaagaatattccaagccatatatccaatattcaacaattccatcaattccatatttcactcaaaattcctacatatgcaacaaaaccatcacaacacattttctacttacaaattcatgattcattacAACCATCCACACCTCGCAACTTTGTTTCCATAATATCTTACAATTATgctaaaatgacataatcttCTCCAATCAATTCCAATGCCGACTTAAGCCATTTAACTTTTATTTACATAAtgaagatcacaacaacgcatctaacatactaaacaacattaattcattctcattccaccaacccataccacacggccaacatgccaattttccaacttcatccaattttcatcccactttcatttccaatacaaattccacaataactacaactaaaatacaacataaaattcaactcatcctaactatacaacatagcacatatacggccacatgcacacatgcacacccactttgcaaacttccatatttctatatattctactcatttccatatactacaacacaaacaaaccttcataacataaataaaagggatgaattcttaccttttccttccaacttcttcacttaactcaagtgttgaattgatgaaacaaggactcaatcttccaaaacaactacgccaagttgtagagaccttgaattagtggaaatacaacaagaaaataattttggaacaaaattttAAGGGTCAAATCCCAtgggtcatggccgaatggccctttagCTTGAAGCTCTCAAGTTTTGTttttgcttcttgaattttcttgaagcatAGCCCTTCTTATATTATTTGAGCACAtgattagtcacatgactaattcaTACTATGGACTTGGGCTATTTTTCatggaccatggccggccactacTACTACTTTGGgtctaaattttctttttttttttttttgagcccaaacaATTATGGATcccatttttttgtaattcccgaaactaattcccaaaattccaattttgcccttgaccttcttCTATATTTCCGCTTCAATAATTCTCatgaatatcacacatatgttaaataaaataaaaacatagccTTATTTCCCACAAGgcaaaattattccaaatttttcaaatgcgcaaaaacacgggatataacagaatccTACTGCGATTGCTCTCTAATAACTCTGTCAGGGCCTGCAGCACGAAATGTATAAAATTTCGGTGggcggttcttcggttcggttcggttcggctatttcggtttcagTTTTTTGAAGGTAGACACCAAACACTGAACCAAACTAATTCAGTttcttgaagttcggttcgattCGGTCCGATTTTTCAGTTTTCAGTATTTATACCCAACCCTagtaaaaatagaataaaaatataaaacaaaaatcattttctgtataaaaaattacttttacATAATCAATTAATCCCAAATTATGGGAccatcaagaaaataaaactttagTATCACGCTTTCTTGTAACCTAATAACCTTTATAAAAAGAGATAAGTGTCAAAAACACTATCACGTTTTCGCGAGTTTCATATATTAAAAAACACACCTTCGAATGGGCCTAACTATCAATTGCTTCTTTTCCTATCTTAGTCAATAGTCgttgtgttttaatacatatatatcttagTTTCCAATTTCCTTCTCTATCCTCTGTGAAGTTTATTGAATCTGTTGTCaattgaatttaatttttatgcACTATAGTATATAATTAACCTGGAATATAAGGCGAAtaatctctcaagaacaaacatttttcatgatttcctttacttttCATCGTTTCTACAAACTTTACCATTTTACACCTTCTACCACACTCCTCAATGGccatatatttactttttttaacCCCTCTTGGTGCCACACTCAAATTAATTGTTTTACAACAAACCCATTGCCTTTATCTTGTTCAAATTTTGATTCAGTTGTCAAAAGGGTATGTTCTTTAGTATGTGATTCATATTgtaaagttcaagaaaatagcCATTTTAAAGCCACACTTCCTAAATTGAAATTGCCTATAGATTCTGAGTATTTGAGTCAAGAACAGGCTATAACTGTTGTTGCATCACTAGCTGATGAAGGAGGGTCAATGTTGGCATTGAGTTTCTTTTATTGGGCTATGGGGTATGTGAAATTTAGGCAttttatgaggctttatatagtTTTAGCTATGTATTTGATTAAAAATGGAAACTTTGAGAGAGCCCATGAAGTTATGCATTTTATGTTGAGGAATTTTTGTGAGATTGGTATGTTAAAAGAGGCTACAGATATGGTGTTTGAGATGCAAAATCAAGGTTTGATTTTGAATGCTCAGAGTTTGAATTCTGTTGTTAGTGTTGCTAATGAGATGGGCTATGTTGAGATGGCTGAGAAGGTGTTTGGTGAAATGTGTGATAGAGGGGTTTGGCCTGATTCGTTTTGTTTCGAGTCGATGGTTGTTGCTTATTGTAGGATTGGAAGAGTTGTAGAGGCTGATAGGTGGTTGAGTGCAATGCTAGAAAGGGGGTTTCTTGTTGATAATGCGACGTGTACTTTGATCACGAGTGTTTATTGTGAAAAGGGGTCTGTTAATAGAGCATTGCGGGTTTTTGATAAACTGATTGAATTGGGGTTGGCTCCGAACGTTATCAATTATACGTGTTTGATAAATGGATTGTGTAAGAAAGGGATAATTAAGCATGCGTTTGAGTTGTTAGAGGAAATGGTTAGAAAAGGTTTGAAACCGAATGTTTTCACTCATACTGTATTGATTGATGGTCTTTGCAAGAAGGGATGGATGGATAAGGCATTTAGACTATTCCTAAAACTTGTGAAGAGTGACAATTACAAGCCTAATGTGCATACATATACAGCTATGATAGCTGGATACTGCAAACAGGAAAAAATGAATCGTGCAGAGATGCTTCTAAGCAGAATGCAAGAACAAGAGTTGGTCCCTAATACCAACACCTACACTGCTCTCATTGATGGGTACTGTAAAGTAGGAAACtttgatgttgcttatgagttctTGCGCGTGATGGATGAAAAAGGTTTGGCGCCTAACATTTTTACGTATAACGCAGTCATTGATGGTCTATGTAAAAAGGGAAGGGTTCAGGAGGCTTACAAGATGCTGAAGAAAGGTATACAAAGTGGAATCTCTCCAGATTTAGTAACTTACACCATTCTCATATCTCAAAGCTGCAAGTTAGCAGATAACAGACAAGCTTTTGCCCTCTTTGGTAAGATGGTCAAAGCTGGTATCAGCCCTGATATGTATACGTACACCACATTAATTTCTTCCTTGTGTAggcaaaagaaaatgaaagacaGTGAAAAGCTCTTTGATGAGGCTGTAAGTTTAGGTTTGATACCTACCAAAGAGACTTGTACTTCCATGATATGCGGATATTGTAGAGATAAAAGTGTGGCCATGGCCAAGAAGTACTTCCAGAGGATGGGAGAATATGGTTGTGCACCTGATAGCCTCACTTATGGTGCTCTGATTAGTGGGCTTTGTAAGGAATTGAAGTTAGATGACGCTAGAGAACTTTACAATACAATGATTGATAAAGGAATTCCCCCATGTGAAGTAACACGGCTGACTGTAGCTTATGAGTATTGCAAGAACAATGAACCAACCATTGCGATGCACCTCTTAGATAGATTAGACAAAAAACTTTGGATCCGAACCGTATCTACCCTAGTCAGGAAGCTCTGCAGTGAAAAGAATGTGGATGTAGCTGCTCTATTTTTCCATAAACTGCTAGACAAACAACAGAGTACAGATCGAGTAACTCTTGCAGCATTTATGTCTGCTTGCTACGAAAGCAATAACTATGACCTTGTTTCTAGTATGAATGAGAGGATAACAAAAGATTTTGGTAAGATTCATATGCttttattttacttgtttttgctATCCAGAAAACTATGATCGGTATACATGTGCTACTTGCTGATTCTTTTTGTGCCTTgctttatgtgttgttgttgttgttgtcatattattttccttgtttttgCACTTTTTCCGTGACTTGCTGATTCTTTTTGTGCCTTGCTTTATGTGGGTGCCCAATTACTTGCACTTTTTCCGTGAGTATTGCAATTATTTAGGACCCTTTTCATGCCAAAGCTTTTTATGTTGAATTGAGTTTGTTTATGTTCAGCCTATAAGTATGATTTTCACTTACACAGGAGAACCTATGGCAGAGTGATCTTGTGACTTGCTGAACAACAACCGAAGGGCTATTTGATGGGTATGCAGATAGCAAGTTAAATTGATCGCTTTGTCCTCTTAGGGTTAGAATCTCTCTGTAATTCCCATAACAAGGATCAATTTTCTTCACTAATTTATATCAGATTAGACTAAAGCAATAAAACAGCTAGAATTTGGAGAGTGTAAAATGGAAAGATCCTTCCACCACCCATCATGCAGTATCCAAAAAAAAGTTCCTCGATTGACTTGATCTTTTTATTCTTCTAGTTACCATTTCTATCTTTTAAATAGGGTGTTTATTGAAAATTTGCAGTTGATCCTCCTACTCCACGTCACGTCATTCATTCAGGACGGAGGGAATATTAGCTTGTGTCAGCTTGACTTGGTGGATATTGGTGAGTCATTGACAGAATGAGGTCAAGTAATTTGGGTTTGAACTGATTTAGAAAGTATTTCAAGTCTGATTGAGCAAGGTTGTGCTGTTCCACTCTTCATCGAGCATGCTTATGAAAAAATTCAGGAATAgacattttcacttttttacaatgACATTGGGATTTAACCTTACCTGTCTTCGCTTTTACTTTGCCATTTCAAACACTGCTAATTTTTTTATCTTCAGTACACGTAATTCAGCAATGATGATATTGCAGCTTGATTATTAAAGCTGAACTGTCACACTACTGCTTG from Lycium ferocissimum isolate CSIRO_LF1 chromosome 2, AGI_CSIRO_Lferr_CH_V1, whole genome shotgun sequence includes:
- the LOC132040916 gene encoding pentatricopeptide repeat-containing protein At4g19890 isoform X1; translated protein: MISFTFHRFYKLYHFTPSTTLLNGHIFTFFNPSWCHTQINCFTTNPLPLSCSNFDSVVKRVCSLVCDSYCKVQENSHFKATLPKLKLPIDSEYLSQEQAITVVASLADEGGSMLALSFFYWAMGYVKFRHFMRLYIVLAMYLIKNGNFERAHEVMHFMLRNFCEIGMLKEATDMVFEMQNQGLILNAQSLNSVVSVANEMGYVEMAEKVFGEMCDRGVWPDSFCFESMVVAYCRIGRVVEADRWLSAMLERGFLVDNATCTLITSVYCEKGSVNRALRVFDKLIELGLAPNVINYTCLINGLCKKGIIKHAFELLEEMVRKGLKPNVFTHTVLIDGLCKKGWMDKAFRLFLKLVKSDNYKPNVHTYTAMIAGYCKQEKMNRAEMLLSRMQEQELVPNTNTYTALIDGYCKVGNFDVAYEFLRVMDEKGLAPNIFTYNAVIDGLCKKGRVQEAYKMLKKGIQSGISPDLVTYTILISQSCKLADNRQAFALFGKMVKAGISPDMYTYTTLISSLCRQKKMKDSEKLFDEAVSLGLIPTKETCTSMICGYCRDKSVAMAKKYFQRMGEYGCAPDSLTYGALISGLCKELKLDDARELYNTMIDKGIPPCEVTRLTVAYEYCKNNEPTIAMHLLDRLDKKLWIRTVSTLVRKLCSEKNVDVAALFFHKLLDKQQSTDRVTLAAFMSACYESNNYDLVSSMNERITKDFVDPPTPRHVIHSGRREY
- the LOC132040916 gene encoding pentatricopeptide repeat-containing protein At4g19890 isoform X2 translates to MISFTFHRFYKLYHFTPSTTLLNGHIFTFFNPSWCHTQINCFTTNPLPLSCSNFDSVVKRVCSLVCDSYCKVQENSHFKATLPKLKLPIDSEYLSQEQAITVVASLADEGGSMLALSFFYWAMGYVKFRHFMRLYIVLAMYLIKNGNFERAHEVMHFMLRNFCEIGMLKEATDMVFEMQNQGLILNAQSLNSVVSVANEMGYVEMAEKVFGEMCDRGVWPDSFCFESMVVAYCRIGRVVEADRWLSAMLERGFLVDNATCTLITSVYCEKGSVNRALRVFDKLIELGLAPNVINYTCLINGLCKKGIIKHAFELLEEMVRKGLKPNVFTHTVLIDGLCKKGWMDKAFRLFLKLVKSDNYKPNVHTYTAMIAGYCKQEKMNRAEMLLSRMQEQELVPNTNTYTALIDGYCKVGNFDVAYEFLRVMDEKGLAPNIFTYNAVIDGLCKKGRVQEAYKMLKKGIQSGISPDLVTYTILISQSCKLADNRQAFALFGKMVKAGISPDMYTYTTLISSLCRQKKMKDSEKLFDEAVSLGLIPTKETCTSMICGYCRDKSVAMAKKYFQRMGEYGCAPDSLTYGALISGLCKELKLDDARELYNTMIDKGIPPCEVTRLTVAYEYCKNNEPTIAMHLLDRLDKKLWIRTVSTLVRKLCSEKNVDVAALFFHKLLDKQQSTDRVTLAAFMSACYESNNYDLVSSMNERITKDFGEPMAE